Proteins from one Monodelphis domestica isolate mMonDom1 chromosome 6, mMonDom1.pri, whole genome shotgun sequence genomic window:
- the DOK1 gene encoding docking protein 1 yields the protein MLPAYTGASARKRPKPPGAMDGAAMDGAAMEGPLFVQSQRFGAKKWRKTWAVLYPSSPNGVARLEFFEHKGSGSGGGWGGSRRLDCRVIRLSDCVSVAPVTSDSPPGPGTSVFRLDTAQRSHLLAAEGPASVAWVQILCQTAFPKGSLAPGDSASGPSSMEMQENSLYSPHGQGCEFWVSVQKTEAAELCGLKGHYVLRVEANGLSLLVLGGQGQRKEPLLSWPYTLLRRYGRDRVMFSFEAGRRCPSGPGTFTFQTVQGNDIFQAVEAAIQRQKAQVGIAAGPGSADGGTGGAGTVPAAYQSLEEPQAAGPALYSEPLDALRSLPDSAADPLYSDPVDSSGQRTGHRAAARHPLYWDLYEQVQQQLKDTKLGEAKKEPIYDEPEGQSPAPPPGLYDKPQEPRDAWCQHARGQDEGYELPYNASMDDYAVPPPRNPKPVPPPKPQGLPGPNSPGPAGPPVYSRVQKAGAAAKGWDQGMPEGESQTRTGMRSEGPM from the exons ATGCTTCCCGCCTATACCGGCGCCAG CGCCAGGAAGAGGCCGAAGCCGCCTGGGGCCATGGACGGCGCCGCCATGGACGGGGCTGCCATGGAAGGACCGCTCTTCGTGCAGAGTCAACGCTTCGGGGCCAAG AAGTGGAGGAAGACCTGGGCAGTCTTGTACCCCTCCAGCCCCAATGGAGTGGCCCGGCTGGAGTTCTTTGAGCACAAGGGGTCAGGCTCTGGAGGCGGGTGGGGAGGCTCCCGCCGCCTGGACTGCAGAGTGATCCGCCTGTCGGATTGCGTGAGTGTGGCCCCGGTGACCTCGGACAGCCCCCCAGGACCCGGCACCTCTGTCTTCCGCCTGGACACGGCTCAGCGCTCCCACCTCCTGGCGGCCGAGGGTCCTGCCAGTGTGGCCTGGGTGCAGATTCTCTGCCAGACTGCCTTTCCG AAAGGGTCTCTGGCTCCAGGGGACAGCGCTTCTGGGCCCTCTTCAATGGAGATGCAGGAGAACTCCCTGTACAGCCCCCATGGACAAG gGTGCGAGTTCTGGGTGAGTGTACAGAAAACGGAGGCAGCTGAGCTCTGTGGCCTGAAGGGACACTATGTGCTGCGGGTGGAAGCCAATGGTCTGAGCCTCCTGGTGCTCGGGGGCCAAGGCCAGAGGAAGGAGCCTTTGCTCTCCTGGCCCTACACCCTGCTCCGGCGCTACGGGCGGGACCGG GTCATGTTCTCCTTCGAGGCTGGTCGGAGGTGTCCCTCGGGCCCCGGCACCTTCACTTTCCAGACCGTGCAGGGGAATGACATCTTTCAGGCTGTGGAGGCTGCTATCCAGAGGCAGAAGGCTCAGGTTGGCATTGCTGCCGGCCCCGGCTCGGCGGACGGGGGCACAGGAGGGGCTGGGACGGTGCCTGCTGCATACCAGAGCTTGGAAGAGCCCCAGGCGGCTGGGCCTGCCCTGTACTCGGAGCCCTTGGATGCCCTCCGGTCCCTGCCTGACTCTGCTGCAGACCCCCTGTACTCCGACCCTGTGGACAGTTCAGGCCAGAGGACAGGCCACAGGGCTGCTGCCCGGCACCCCCTCTACTGGGACTTGTATGAACAGGTGCAGCAGCAGCTTAAAGACACCAAGTTGGGGGAAGCCAAGAAGGAGCCCATCTATGATGAGCCTGAGGGTCAGAGCCCAGCCCCACCTCCGGGCCTTTACGACAAGCCCCAGGAGCCCCGGGATGCCTGGTGCCAGCACGCGCGGGGGCAGGACGAGGGCTACGAGCTCCCCTATAACGCCAGCATGGACGATTACGCCGTGCCCCCTCCAAGGAACCCGAAGCCCGTCCCGCCCCCCAAGCCCCAAGGGCTTCCTGGGCCCAACAGCCCTGGCCCCGCAGGGCCGCCTGTGTACAGCCGGGTACAGAAGGCCGGCGCCGCCGCCAAGGGCTGGGACCAGGGCATGCCCGAAGGTGAATCTCAAACAAGGACTGGGATGAGATCAGAAGGACCCATGTGA